TACTCAAATGTATTCTCTCCGTTTAAAACATGAAAATATTTACTATGATGTTTTGTGCCAAAACTCATCCGTGTCCCTTCTGAAGATCTGCCCTCATAGTACTCTCTGTCGGTGAAAGGATATGGGTCACTAGCTACTCCTCTGGTAATATTTCTAACAATTACACGTCTTTTACGAGCTGGGGGAGTAGTACTGGAAGTAAACCGGGCTTCCCGAGAGGACCAGCTGTAACCTGGGCACTCACCTTTATACTTAGTTTCGTGAATTTCTACTTGATTGAGTTCTCGGCTACCTAAGAACTCCCATCCTATTTCAGGTCCAGGTTCTGTTTCCAAATCCTCTTCAATTTCTATTTCAGGTGCAGGTTTTATTTCCAAATCCTCTTCAATTCCGATTTCCGGTGCAGGTTTTATTTCCGAACCCTCTTCAATTCCTATTTCAGGTGCAGGTTGTGTTTCCGAATCCTCTTCAATTCCTATTTCAGGTGCAGATTGTGTTTCCGAACCCTCTTCAATGGGCAATTGTTTTAGTGGCGGAATCTGTGCTAGGGAGGGTGCTCTAAAAAACATCAAAATCAGACTAATGCTCAAAGCAGTGAGCAACAAAAATTTGCTAGTTGATGTAATTTTAGTAACTATTTTGTTCCTAAAATTATTGAATTTCAGCATAAGAACACATTACTTTAATCAAAGTATTTAAGTTTTCATCTCGGATCAGGAATTGATCGGTTTGGGGAGTAGGGCTATTGATTCTAAACAAGTCCTTGAGTGTATTAAGGTGAGAACCAACAAGAGGCTGAACCTGAGTCATAGGATCAAAGCCATGCTAATCAGAGAAATTGAGGCCAGAGTTTCGGTCAATGGCTCAAATCTTTAGCAGTGCAAGACTAGCAGGGCAGATCACGGGCGCAATCAGAGTCACGTACGGTTTTGTTGGCGTAGCCTTCCCGAAGGGTAGACGAGTCGGTGAGGCGACTCACCGGCTTAGTTTAATCCCCCTTTGGGGATCGCCAGCTCCGGCTTGAATCTCCAGAGCATGTTGCCACCTCCCCGGAGCCGTGCACCGAGCAATGGCAATCATTCTCCTCCGCCAGAATTCAAGGCAACACCTCGTAACCCTTTTTGTAGGATTTGATCGGATAGATGGGGAAATAAGTTATTACCTGTTGTCTCTTGCAAAAGTGCCTTTTTGATCGATCTTGGCATCTTAACCTTTACTTCGATTTCAATAAGATCCACTTCCTTCAATTGATTCTGGATAGCTTCTACTTGTTTGAGCCATGTTTGCCAAAACAAAGTAGCTTGAAACTCTAATTTTTTGGCAAACATAGCCGTGTCTTTGCGCAATTCGGCAACACTGAGATCGGGAGTTGAACTAATTTCGTAGGCGTGACCAACAAACCAATGCTCTAGTCCTGCAGCAGTTACTTCTGGGTGAAACTGTAAACCCAAAGCACATTCACCCCAGCTAAAGGCTTGGTTGTTGTACTTTGAACTAAAGGCTAGATGAGTAGCACCCTCAGGAAGGTCAAAAGTATCGCCATGCCAGTGCAGGACTGCAGTATGTTCTTTGGCTAAATAGTTCAAAGGTGACTTTTGACCTGCATAGCTAAGCTCTATGGGTGCCCAGCCAATTTCTTTTACACCACCGGGGTAAACCCTTGCCCCCAGTGCCCTTGCCATCAGTTGAGCCCCCAAGCATATACCTATGGTGGGTAAATTAGCTGCTAAACGCTGCTCCAGTATGTGAAGTTCATCTGTTAGAAAAGGATAATCCGATTCGTCGTAGGCTCCAATCGGCCCACCTAAAATTATTACCAAGTCTGGATAGAGAAAATCTATCCTATCTAGATAAACAGAAGCAGCCTTGATATAGGTGACATGATAACCCTGTTGATCGAGAGCCTGATGTAAACTGCCTAGATCTTCAAAGGGAACGTGTGTGATGGCGATCGCATTTTTAGTCATAACTTTTACTCAATTGATGGTATTTTGCTGGAATTTTATCAAACTGTAGTAGTTCCAGAGGAAAGTGTCAGAACCACATTCATCGTTGTTGGCTTAGTTCGATCTGAATTTCAGTCCTGACCTGCATCTTCAGTTAAGAAGATTTGCCTGGGCGAAGCTATCGAGCCCGCGCTGGGAGTCTAAAATGCCCAACTCTTCGGCGAGCTTAGTAACCCCGTTATAATCTATGCGCATCAGGTTAACCTCGTTGTCTCTTGCGCAATCACCAATCACCTCTTTAGTATGTGGAAAGCCGATCTGAGCCAACATTGCTTCCCATACACCAAGCTCGATATTGGCAAACCAGTTAACTGGCTTGGGCAGCATGTCCATGAAGAATTCCTTCTGTTCTTTAGTCAGTTTGCTGTAAACCAACTTAGCCAAATTCTTAAAGATAGGGCTATGAGCCATCTCGTCACGGCGATGCATATCAACTGTCAATCTGTTGAATGGCTGAATTGTGCTATCCTCTGCTAAAAGCTTGAGATAGTCACTGATGAAAACTTCGGAGACGATCGCCGTTACCAACTGAACGATAATTTTTTGCCAATCTTCCGACCAGCGGTCTTGTTCCTGACGCATCTTAATAACAAGATTAAAGTCCGGCAACCTCAGGGACTCTAAACCCCTTTGCTTCCGGGTAATGGAGCAAGCGTTGTTTACTAGTAACACGTGGAAAGCTTCATCCGTAAGTGTCTCGATCGCAATCTTCTGACTGATGTCATCTTCTGTTCCCGGTACATTTTTATAAATAATATCGGAACAGGCAGGGACAACTATTTTTAATTCGATGCCGATAGTTTTATCGTTGTAAGCCAGCCAGCCGCACGAGAGAATTTTATTCTGGACTTCCTCTGATGCTTCTAAGAAACGAGGATGGTTTTTAAATGGCAACAAATCCACGCGAAAGTCTTTCAAAGTTGGATCGAATTTCGCATCTGGCTCCTGCTTCTTCACTTGTGCTCGTTGAGGCCACTTATTGGAAATTTTCTGTAGGAAGGTGCGACAATGGGAGTTGTCATGAGAGTTGAAGTTTCTCTCTTTGAATGAAAGAGTATTTGTAGTCTGAAATTGACTATTGTTTCGGATTTTCATTTTTAACTCTCCAAATGTAAAAATTTAATGAAACTAATGTGTAAATGTCTTAAATCAGTTCAGAAGTCCTAATTTGTATGAGTTATAACCAGAAAAATTTGCTCTACCAAACCTAGTGTGTATAAAACCGCGCTTATTGCCGATTCGACGGGTTATTTAGAAACAATCATTCTCTCTCTTGATGCAGTCGCTCATGGGGGAAACCACGGCAGTTGCTCATGGGGGTTCCCCCCAAGACCGCACTGCCTCCCCAAGACCGCGCTGCATCGCTTAAAAACTAAAACTACCGCCGAATTAAGATTCTACTAATTGTTTTATCACCTTTTTATACAGCAAATTCGGTAGATCAGAAAAATTTTTCAAGAAATACTCATTATTAATAGGAGCAATTTTGCCATTAAGCTTCAGGGGTGACATGAGCCCTAAAAAGCTTACTATATAAGGCTTTGATGCCAATTATCTTAGGAAATATCAACTCCCAGAGCCTAGGAATGATTTTTGGGAAGCTCAAATCCTTATAAATACCTCCAATATCAGCCCAAAACAGCATGTATCTTTTTGTAAATGATTGGCTGAACTTATTACCCAGTAATGATTTTAGCTGGCATGTCACCCCCACAGGGAGTTATCTGTTGAATGCTGCTATCTTCTTTCTGGATTAATTCACTTATTGTACCTCCAATTAAAACCAGAAAAATCATGGGTATCCAAATGATACATGGGATCATTATTTGTCCTAAATAACCCCTAATAGCTAGCCCCATCATATGGTCGAATCCATAGTCGATATGCCAATTTTATTCTTCATCTTGATAGACGTCTTTAACTTTCATAAGTTTCCTTACTCATCCAAAAAAAACTAAAAACAACTACAAATTTTATAGCTCACATTCCGCAATTAAAACCCAAAAAAATTTGTTCAATGCAAGTGATATATAGTACTAACCATTAAGGTTAATACAACTTATAGCTAGATGTTATCAAGCTACAAATGCAACCTATAAATTGTAGTTTATGTAGATAGCAAAAACTTACAACTTACGAACTTTTTGTACGCAAAAATATGATTGCTACCCTTTAGTTTATCAAGGTTTATACCTATCCATATCTACAGGTGGCGTAGTATATAGTCACGGATCTACTCCCGAAATTGATTCGTTAACCTCTATTTACTCATCAGGGCTGGCTCAGAAATTTATGCAATCGGATTACAAACTTTTTGTACACAAAAATATGATTGCTACCCTTTAGTTTATCAAGGTTTATACCTATCCATATCTACAGGTGACGTAGTATATAGTCACGGATCTACTCCCGAAATTGATTCGTTAACCTCTATTTACTCATCAGGGCTGGCTCAGAAATTTATGCAATCGGATCTTTTTTGTTTAAGGGCAGTGGGCGGGAATGCCTTCGCGTAGCGGCTCCTAGGTCTCATCCCATCCGCGTTAACAGATCAGCTGTGTTAACTGTGTAGTTATTAATCAGCTCACAACCATGGTGGCTTAATCATCAAAAATATCCAACTGCTCGATGGTCACCTCTTGGTCTGTCACCTTTTGGCCAGTTGTGTTCCTAGCTGACAATTGTTTGCCAATCCCCTTGCGCAACCCCAGGGCAATTTTACTGTGCTTCTCAATTTGCTTCATCACCTGCTTCGCCCGCTTAATCACTGAGGTTGGTAAACCAGCTAAACGTCCTGCCTCAATCCCATAAGAACGGTTAGCTCCTCCTGGCTGTACCTGATGCAAAAAGATGATTTCATTCGCTAACTCTTTTACCGTCACCTGATAATTAGCTACATTGGGCAAAATTGAGGCTAACTCATTCAACTCATGATAATGGGTGGCAAAAATCGTCCGTGCCTTAATTTCCATGGCCAGATACTCCCCCACCGCCCAAGCGATGGAAAGACCATCAAAGGTTGCGGTTCCTCGACCAATCTCATCCAACAACACTAAAGACTTATCTGTAGCATGATTGAGAATATTCGCTGTCTCGTTCATTTCCACCATAAACGTAGACTGGCCTGTTGCTAAATCATCCACTGCACCGACTCTGGTAAAAATGCGATCGCAAATCCCCAAACTTGCTTCCGATGCTGGCACAAAACTTCCCACCTGTGCCATCAACTGAATCAATCCCACCTGACGCAAATAACAACTCTTCCCACTGGCGTTCGGTCCGGTCAAAATAATCAAATCAGGAATGTCCGTTTCGGTTGCAGGTTGGACGGTTGAAGGTTGGAGGGTTGAAGGTTGAAGGTTAGTGTCGGTTGCAGGTTGAAGGTTAGCAGGTTGAAGGTTAGCAGGTTGAAGGTTAGTGTCGGTTGCAGGTTGAAGGTTAGAAGGTTGAAGGTTAGAAGGTTGAAGGTTAGAAGGTTGAAGGTTAGCAGGTTGAAGGTTAGCAGGTTGAAGGTTAGCAGGTTGAAGGTTAGCAGGTTGTTCGTTATCGGGTTGCTCGTTAGAAGGTTGAAGGTTAGTGTCGGTTGCAGGTTGTTCGTTATCGGGTTGTTCGTTATCGGGTTGCTGGTTAGAAGGTTGCTCGTTAGAATTTTCAACGTTAAACTCGGAAGAACCTTGGCCTTTCGGCCACGCTTCGCGAACAACCTTCAACCTTCCAACCTTAAACTCCTCCTCAACCTTCAACTTGTTTTGACCTAAAGACGCGGAATTCGGGACAAACAAACCACTTGGCAAGGACTGCTCCACCACTGGATGCCGTCCATCTATAATCCGAATTTCCCGGCTTTGATCCATATCGGGACGACAATACCCCTGATAAACAGCGACCTCTGCTAATCCACACAACACATCCAATGCTGCTACCGCCCGAGACACACCCCGAATCCTGTCAGCTTCCAGTCCTACCTCATGGCGCAAGCCCACAAAAATTTCATACTCTAAACGATTCAAATCCTCCCGCGCTGTGAGAATCCGTGCTTCCCGTTCCTTCAGCTCTGGGGTTATGTAGCGCTCTTCATTAACCAAGGTCTGCTTCCGAATATAATCATCTGGTACCTGAGCTGTCTTAGCACGAGGTACACTAATGTAATATCCAAAAGTCTTATTAAACCCTACCTTCAGCTTGGGAATATCTGTCTTTTCCCGCTCCGTGACTTCCAAATTGGCAATCCACTGCTGATCCTCCTCGGCTTGAGCACGCATTTCATCCAACTGCTGGTTGACCTGAGGCCGAATTAATTTCCCCTCAGTCAGATGCAACGGTGGTGACTCTACCAGATGCTCCTGCAGTGTGTGCCCTAACTCTTCCAATTGTGGCGGTACATTCTGGATTACTTTCAGATAGGGAGAAGACCCATAAGCGGCTAGGTCAGCTAATTCCGGTAACCTCAACAGAGATTCCCCTAAGGCGACTAAATCTCTGGCATTAGCTCTACCAGAACTTGCTTTCCCTGTCAACCGCTCCAAGTCATAAATTTTCCGAAGCAGCTGCTGTATGTCCTGGCGCAGTTCCGTATTTTCCACTAACTCCTCAATCGTATCATGTCGCGCCCGGATTCCCTTAATCTCTAGTAATGGTTGCAGTAGCCAGCGCCGCAATGCTCTACCTCCCATGGCTGTACTGGTTCTATCTAGAGCCCAAAGCAGGGAACCATTAAAGGTGTTATCTCGGACAGTGGCGGTAATTTCCAGATTGCGACGAGTCTGGTGGTCGAGAATTAAATAATCAGCAATAGTATAGGTACGTAATATCTGTAACGCTACATAATTTTCTTTTTGGGTATCCTTCAGATATTCCAACAATCCACCAGCAGCACGGACACCAAGGGGCAGATGTTCACACCCTAACCCTTCTAGCGATCGCACTCTGAACTGTTCCAACAGTCGCTGTCGGGCTTCTGCCAAGGTAAAGTGTCGTTGGGGACGGAGTGCATAACAAAATGAATTAGGTAAACAATCCGGTAAACTCTCAGAGGTTTGACCAGGTCGTAGCATACTCCCCAAATCGGGAGCATTGGTGGGAATTAATACCTCAGAGGGCTGCAAGCGCATCAATTCCTGAACCAGCAGGTCTAACTCTCGGTCTTGAGTAGTCAGAAATTCCCCAGTGGAAATATCCGCATAGGCTAAACCCCAATGATTCTTAGCAATGACTACTGCTGCCAAGAAATTGTTACGACGAGCATGGAGCATCTCCTCTTCCATCAAGGTACCGGGGGTAAGGACACGGGTGACTTCCCGGCGCACCTGACGTCCTTCTTTGGCTGCCACTGAGGCATCTTCCACTTGGTCGCAAATTGCGATCGCATAGCCTTTTTCCACAAGCATGGTGCTGTAGCGGTCTAAAGCATGGTGAGGAACCCCTGTCATTGGCACCCGTCCCACTCCCTTACCTGCTTCTTTGCTGGTTAAGACCAGTTCCAGGGCTTCAGCAATTATCCTGGCATCCTGAAAGAAGGTTTCATAGAAGTCCCCAACTCGGTAGAGCAGCACAGCATGGGAATACTGGTCTTTTAGTTCAGCAAAATGCTGCATCATCGGTGTCAGCTTACTGCGGTCCACTGTCCGATGGTCAGTATTCTCAGGCGCAACTTTCCTTGCTGCTTCAGTTGCCCTTTTGGGAAGGTTATCGTTGGATTCGGGAGTAGATGCTTGAGGGGATCTGCTCATTGACTAAGCTAGAAATACCAATATTCTATCGTAATAGGTAAATCCAAGTCACCTTCGAGTTGTTAGATTCATTTCCACTATGGGTTTATTACTCGATTGCAATAGTTTTGTCAAGACTAGGGAGTTGATTACTCTAGTCAAAAATGTCACTTAAGTTTTAAAATACTCATGAATTAGGGTCAATACTGCTTTGGTCATGAGGGTGCATCTATATTATTGGATTTTCTTTGATCTTATTAGTCAAGTTTTTGGGCCTCAGTCTCGTCAGGGAGAAGATAACAAAACAGCATTTAACACAAAAAAATAGCCAATTCACAGCAATTAGGGAGCTTGATAACAACTTTATCTATGTCTGAACCATCAATCACTGTTACAGTCAAGCTTTTTGCTGCCTATCAAGAAACCTATGGCTTGCCAGAACTCCAGTTAGGATTTCCCCCTCAAACATCAGTATCAGCCGTGCTAGACCGTTTACTGAGTGAACACCCAGAGCTGGAGCAATGGCGTGAAGTGACCCGCTTTGGCATCAATCTCCAATTCGTTCCCCCCGATACCCCCTTGCAAGATGGGGATGAAGTGGTTCTGATTCCTCCTGTTAGCGGTGGCTAATCGATTATTGTGCCTGCAAGGCTTTTGCCTCTAAGGGTTATGTTTCTCAGAAAATCTTTCTCATAAAAATTGACTGATATGTAGCGTTGCTTCACCATGATCAGGAATCCAGGATACCCACTGGTCTTCTGAAACCTGGCACAGCAGTAGCGCTTGATCAAAGCTATAGGGATTAAGTAGCTCTAACAGACGTACCCAAGTCCCAGGTTGGAACGCATCTTGGGACTGATCTAAGTTGGGATTAGGGGAGCTGTTCCAAGTCGGGGTTTGGGTCTTTGGTTCTAAAAGTTTCATGATTTTCTGATCAAGGTAAAAAAATTCCCGTCTACCCTAGCTGAGACTGCTTCGAGCCAAAATCTTCCCAGACAATGGGTAAACTTTAACTATTTTCTGTATTTAATTTTACAAAAATTCCTGAGCAGGACTAGCTTAGTGAAAGCTAATGTAATTAATCTTTGGATAA
The Moorena sp. SIOASIH genome window above contains:
- a CDS encoding glutamine amidotransferase; translated protein: MTKNAIAITHVPFEDLGSLHQALDQQGYHVTYIKAASVYLDRIDFLYPDLVIILGGPIGAYDESDYPFLTDELHILEQRLAANLPTIGICLGAQLMARALGARVYPGGVKEIGWAPIELSYAGQKSPLNYLAKEHTAVLHWHGDTFDLPEGATHLAFSSKYNNQAFSWGECALGLQFHPEVTAAGLEHWFVGHAYEISSTPDLSVAELRKDTAMFAKKLEFQATLFWQTWLKQVEAIQNQLKEVDLIEIEVKVKMPRSIKKALLQETTGNNLFPHLSDQILQKGLRGVALNSGGGE
- the mutS gene encoding DNA mismatch repair protein MutS, with amino-acid sequence MSRSPQASTPESNDNLPKRATEAARKVAPENTDHRTVDRSKLTPMMQHFAELKDQYSHAVLLYRVGDFYETFFQDARIIAEALELVLTSKEAGKGVGRVPMTGVPHHALDRYSTMLVEKGYAIAICDQVEDASVAAKEGRQVRREVTRVLTPGTLMEEEMLHARRNNFLAAVVIAKNHWGLAYADISTGEFLTTQDRELDLLVQELMRLQPSEVLIPTNAPDLGSMLRPGQTSESLPDCLPNSFCYALRPQRHFTLAEARQRLLEQFRVRSLEGLGCEHLPLGVRAAGGLLEYLKDTQKENYVALQILRTYTIADYLILDHQTRRNLEITATVRDNTFNGSLLWALDRTSTAMGGRALRRWLLQPLLEIKGIRARHDTIEELVENTELRQDIQQLLRKIYDLERLTGKASSGRANARDLVALGESLLRLPELADLAAYGSSPYLKVIQNVPPQLEELGHTLQEHLVESPPLHLTEGKLIRPQVNQQLDEMRAQAEEDQQWIANLEVTEREKTDIPKLKVGFNKTFGYYISVPRAKTAQVPDDYIRKQTLVNEERYITPELKEREARILTAREDLNRLEYEIFVGLRHEVGLEADRIRGVSRAVAALDVLCGLAEVAVYQGYCRPDMDQSREIRIIDGRHPVVEQSLPSGLFVPNSASLGQNKLKVEEEFKVGRLKVVREAWPKGQGSSEFNVENSNEQPSNQQPDNEQPDNEQPATDTNLQPSNEQPDNEQPANLQPANLQPANLQPANLQPSNLQPSNLQPSNLQPATDTNLQPANLQPANLQPATDTNLQPSTLQPSTVQPATETDIPDLIILTGPNASGKSCYLRQVGLIQLMAQVGSFVPASEASLGICDRIFTRVGAVDDLATGQSTFMVEMNETANILNHATDKSLVLLDEIGRGTATFDGLSIAWAVGEYLAMEIKARTIFATHYHELNELASILPNVANYQVTVKELANEIIFLHQVQPGGANRSYGIEAGRLAGLPTSVIKRAKQVMKQIEKHSKIALGLRKGIGKQLSARNTTGQKVTDQEVTIEQLDIFDD
- a CDS encoding diiron oxygenase, whose amino-acid sequence is MKIRNNSQFQTTNTLSFKERNFNSHDNSHCRTFLQKISNKWPQRAQVKKQEPDAKFDPTLKDFRVDLLPFKNHPRFLEASEEVQNKILSCGWLAYNDKTIGIELKIVVPACSDIIYKNVPGTEDDISQKIAIETLTDEAFHVLLVNNACSITRKQRGLESLRLPDFNLVIKMRQEQDRWSEDWQKIIVQLVTAIVSEVFISDYLKLLAEDSTIQPFNRLTVDMHRRDEMAHSPIFKNLAKLVYSKLTKEQKEFFMDMLPKPVNWFANIELGVWEAMLAQIGFPHTKEVIGDCARDNEVNLMRIDYNGVTKLAEELGILDSQRGLDSFAQANLLN
- a CDS encoding MoaD/ThiS family protein, with protein sequence MSEPSITVTVKLFAAYQETYGLPELQLGFPPQTSVSAVLDRLLSEHPELEQWREVTRFGINLQFVPPDTPLQDGDEVVLIPPVSGG